Proteins from a single region of Cytophagaceae bacterium:
- a CDS encoding TonB-dependent receptor, with amino-acid sequence MSIFHDLGLGTNQKALKLNLDKQIYGTFAEIGAGQDVAGAFFKAGGASGTVAKSMSAYDMTFSDAIYGTISDKRYVCEERLMSMLNHEYNLLIERLDEQRGSETTFFSFANTVVALNYHKTNQPHGWIGCRFQIEPQGEFHDVIVHVKMLDNDTLLQQHAIGILGVNLIYGCIYYHENPEILLESLRDNLSPGRIQIDMIRFEGPSFKNVDGRLMSLRLVKNGFCDLALFGPDGKILQPSDTLYKKHIFVLRGRFRPIINVHIDMLENGVRQFIQEPDVDESKLIVLSELTLHSLKEGQQEIDDKDFLDRVDILCSLGQTVMITNYVEYYKLVADLSKITRLKIGLVIGYPNLEYIFQEENYKGLPGEILEGFATLFSQKVKLFVYPTLRNGIIMNCMRFNPPTHLFDLFRYLIANNKIEDIFHYNQANLNIQTDNMLDLIQKGELGWEENVPTEVVKMIKDRCLFGFPCVVIPENK; translated from the coding sequence ATGTCAATTTTTCATGATTTAGGTCTTGGTACAAACCAAAAAGCCCTAAAGTTAAACCTCGACAAGCAGATTTATGGCACATTTGCTGAAATTGGTGCCGGACAGGATGTGGCAGGGGCATTTTTTAAAGCAGGTGGAGCATCGGGTACGGTGGCCAAGTCGATGTCTGCCTATGACATGACCTTTTCAGATGCTATTTACGGAACTATTTCCGACAAGAGATATGTGTGTGAAGAACGCCTGATGAGCATGCTCAATCATGAGTACAACCTCCTGATAGAAAGACTTGACGAGCAGCGGGGCAGCGAAACTACCTTTTTCTCTTTCGCCAATACGGTGGTTGCATTGAATTACCATAAAACCAACCAACCGCATGGCTGGATTGGGTGCCGGTTCCAGATTGAGCCTCAAGGTGAGTTTCATGATGTGATAGTTCACGTAAAAATGCTCGACAATGACACGCTCCTTCAGCAACATGCCATCGGGATTTTAGGCGTAAATCTAATCTATGGATGTATTTACTATCATGAAAACCCCGAAATTTTACTGGAGTCTCTTCGAGACAATTTGTCTCCGGGGCGAATTCAGATCGACATGATCAGGTTTGAAGGGCCTAGTTTCAAAAATGTCGATGGCCGGTTGATGAGTCTTCGTCTTGTGAAAAATGGTTTCTGTGACCTGGCACTTTTTGGTCCTGATGGAAAAATCCTTCAGCCCTCTGATACCCTTTATAAAAAACACATTTTCGTTTTGAGGGGTCGTTTCAGGCCTATTATCAACGTGCACATTGATATGCTCGAAAACGGGGTTCGGCAGTTTATCCAGGAACCCGATGTGGACGAATCAAAACTTATAGTTTTGTCAGAACTCACCCTGCACTCACTGAAAGAAGGTCAGCAAGAAATTGACGATAAAGATTTTCTGGACAGAGTGGATATTTTGTGTTCCCTTGGTCAAACTGTAATGATAACCAATTATGTGGAATATTATAAACTGGTGGCCGATTTATCTAAAATCACAAGATTAAAAATTGGTTTGGTGATTGGTTACCCCAATTTGGAATATATATTTCAGGAAGAAAATTATAAAGGCTTGCCTGGTGAAATTTTGGAAGGCTTTGCCACGTTATTCAGTCAGAAGGTTAAATTATTTGTGTATCCAACCTTACGTAACGGAATAATCATGAATTGTATGAGGTTTAACCCTCCTACCCACTTGTTTGACTTATTCAGATACCTGATTGCCAATAATAAAATTGAGGATATTTTTCATTATAATCAGGCAAACCTGAATATTCAGACCGATAATATGCTGGATTTAATACAAAAAGGGGAACTTGGTTGGGAAGAAAACGTTCCTACTGAGGTGGTTAAAATGATTAAAGACCGTTGTTTGTTTGGGTTTCCGTGTGTAGTGATTCCGGAAAACAAATAA
- a CDS encoding alanine:cation symporter family protein — protein MESFVNTLNSYIWSNALIVLCLAAGIYFSIRTKFLQVRYIKEMVKLLFGGQSSEKGVSSFQAFAIAISGRVGTGNIAGVATAIAMGGPGAVFWMWAIAFLGAASAFIEAALGQVYKEVIGGQYRGGPAYYIEKGLGIKWYAVLFAVATIFATALFLPGVQSNSIAGGVFNAFGVPVIYTGILVCVLLALIIFGGVKRIGKVAEIVVPFMAGGYILMALIVIAYNFREIPEVFGLIFRSAFAAEPAFAGVFGMAVAWGVKRGIYSNEAGQGTAPHPAAAAETSHPAKQGLVQAFSVYVDTLFVCTATALMILFTDSYNVNNPSGGFLVEYLPGVETGSAFTQNAVNTIFPSLGGAFVSIALFFFAFTTIMAYYYIAETNLSYLIDKFGGNRWLIQGLRAMIIGATFYGSVKTATLAWTLGDIGVGLMAWLNIIAIFLLSEKGLAVFKDYEKQLKAGKDPVFKAKDIGINNAECWD, from the coding sequence ATGGAATCATTCGTAAACACCCTAAACAGTTATATCTGGAGTAATGCTTTGATTGTACTCTGTTTAGCCGCCGGAATTTATTTTTCTATCCGGACCAAATTCTTACAAGTAAGGTACATTAAAGAAATGGTAAAGCTCCTTTTCGGAGGACAATCTTCTGAAAAAGGGGTATCTTCCTTTCAGGCTTTTGCCATTGCTATCTCAGGTAGAGTAGGTACAGGAAATATCGCTGGTGTGGCCACAGCCATCGCCATGGGCGGACCCGGTGCGGTTTTCTGGATGTGGGCCATAGCTTTTTTAGGTGCTGCTTCGGCTTTTATTGAAGCTGCCCTGGGTCAGGTTTATAAAGAGGTAATCGGTGGTCAATATCGTGGTGGTCCTGCTTATTATATCGAAAAAGGTCTGGGAATAAAATGGTATGCTGTTTTATTTGCCGTTGCCACAATTTTTGCTACGGCCTTATTCTTGCCGGGTGTACAAAGCAACAGCATCGCAGGTGGTGTTTTCAATGCATTTGGTGTGCCGGTAATTTATACTGGTATTTTAGTTTGTGTTTTGTTAGCACTAATTATTTTTGGTGGGGTTAAACGCATCGGGAAAGTTGCCGAAATCGTTGTTCCATTTATGGCCGGTGGCTATATTTTGATGGCCTTGATTGTAATTGCCTATAATTTCAGAGAAATCCCCGAAGTTTTTGGACTGATATTTCGTTCGGCTTTTGCTGCTGAGCCAGCTTTTGCAGGTGTATTTGGTATGGCAGTAGCCTGGGGTGTAAAAAGAGGGATATATTCCAACGAAGCTGGTCAGGGAACAGCTCCACATCCGGCTGCAGCAGCAGAAACCAGCCATCCTGCCAAGCAAGGACTTGTACAGGCATTTTCGGTGTATGTTGATACTCTTTTTGTATGTACCGCCACTGCCCTTATGATTCTGTTCACAGATAGTTATAATGTCAATAATCCTTCAGGAGGTTTTTTAGTGGAGTATCTTCCCGGTGTTGAAACTGGTTCTGCATTTACTCAAAATGCAGTAAATACCATATTTCCTAGTTTAGGTGGTGCGTTTGTTTCTATTGCTCTGTTTTTCTTTGCTTTTACCACTATAATGGCTTATTACTATATCGCTGAAACCAATTTGAGTTATTTGATAGATAAATTTGGTGGAAACAGATGGTTGATTCAAGGCTTAAGAGCGATGATAATTGGAGCAACTTTTTATGGCTCTGTGAAAACAGCAACCCTTGCCTGGACATTGGGCGATATTGGCGTAGGACTAATGGCCTGGCTAAATATAATTGCCATATTTTTACTTTCAGAGAAAGGACTTGCTGTTTTCAAAGATTACGAAAAACAACTAAAAGCCGGTAAAGATCCGGTATTTAAAGCCAAAGACATCGGCATCAATAATGCCGAATGTTGGGATTGA
- the folD gene encoding bifunctional methylenetetrahydrofolate dehydrogenase/methenyltetrahydrofolate cyclohydrolase FolD — protein sequence MELIDGKLISAQVKAELQAEVEKIAESGGKIPHLAAVLVGDNGASETYVASKIKSCEQIGFKSTLVRRDSSTTEAEVLEIISQLNNDPDVDGFIVQLPLPDHINVDHVIEAIDPKKDVDGFHPINIGRMAKGLPAYISATPFGVLELLKRYNIETSGKHCVVVGRSQIVGLPMSILMQRNTYPGNCTVTLAHSKTQNLKEVCKSADILVAALGKPEFITADMVKDGAVVIDVGLTRVVDTSKKSGFALKGDVKFDEVSPKTSYITPVPGGVGLMTVAALMYNTLLASKSEIYK from the coding sequence ATGGAACTTATAGATGGAAAGTTAATTTCTGCACAAGTAAAAGCCGAACTACAGGCTGAGGTTGAAAAAATTGCAGAAAGTGGTGGTAAAATTCCCCATTTAGCGGCAGTTTTGGTGGGAGACAATGGTGCGAGTGAGACTTATGTTGCAAGTAAAATCAAATCATGCGAGCAGATTGGATTTAAATCTACTTTGGTTAGGAGAGATTCTTCAACCACAGAAGCTGAAGTGTTGGAAATCATCAGTCAGTTAAACAATGACCCTGATGTGGACGGTTTTATCGTACAATTGCCACTTCCCGACCATATCAATGTTGATCATGTGATTGAAGCCATTGACCCTAAAAAAGATGTGGATGGTTTTCACCCTATCAATATCGGAAGGATGGCCAAAGGACTTCCGGCTTACATTTCAGCTACGCCTTTCGGTGTTTTGGAATTGTTGAAACGATACAATATCGAAACTTCCGGAAAACACTGTGTGGTGGTAGGTCGTAGTCAGATCGTGGGCTTACCCATGAGCATTTTGATGCAGAGAAATACTTATCCAGGCAATTGCACGGTTACATTGGCACATAGCAAAACCCAAAATCTGAAAGAAGTGTGTAAAAGTGCTGATATTTTGGTGGCAGCTTTGGGTAAACCCGAATTTATCACCGCTGATATGGTAAAAGATGGAGCTGTGGTGATTGATGTAGGCCTTACCAGAGTGGTTGATACAAGTAAAAAAAGCGGGTTTGCATTGAAAGGTGATGTAAAATTTGATGAAGTTTCGCCAAAAACCAGCTATATTACGCCCGTGCCGGGTGGGGTAGGGCTTATGACTGTTGCAGCTTTGATGTACAATACCCTTTTGGCTTCAAAAAGTGAAATTTATAAATAA
- a CDS encoding MFS transporter — MLIPELPSYLEKMGGGEFKGLIIALFTLTAGLSRPFSGKLTDKIGRIPVMAFGSLVCFVAGFIYPITTTVLPFLLLRLVHGFSTGFKPTGTAAYIADIVPVNRRGETLGMHGLIGSLGMAFGPALGGWVVQYFDINVLFYLSSLLSFLSIAILLNMKETLPKTRKEKFSISHLALNRSEIFDFSVFPVVVVVFFTSFAYGTIVTLVPDLSQSIGVANKGFYFLIFTISSIAIRFLAGKWSDKVGRVQILKLGALILVIAMLVISFSKNIYIFSISAVLFGIGMGIVSPITQAWTIDLCEDKNRGKAVATMYIALEAGIGFGALLPTFIYQNNIQNISYTFLFSTFITSLALIYLVFVYKKTKSGPKLF, encoded by the coding sequence ATGCTCATTCCTGAGTTGCCATCTTATCTCGAAAAAATGGGAGGAGGCGAATTCAAAGGCTTGATTATTGCACTTTTTACGCTTACCGCCGGACTCTCCAGGCCTTTTAGTGGTAAACTTACCGATAAGATTGGGAGAATTCCTGTAATGGCTTTTGGTTCATTGGTGTGTTTTGTGGCCGGATTTATATATCCGATTACCACCACTGTGCTCCCATTTTTACTTTTGCGATTGGTTCATGGATTTTCAACCGGTTTTAAACCTACCGGCACTGCCGCCTATATTGCTGATATTGTGCCAGTAAACCGCAGGGGTGAAACTCTCGGTATGCATGGTCTTATTGGAAGTCTGGGGATGGCTTTTGGTCCTGCATTGGGTGGATGGGTGGTTCAGTATTTTGATATCAATGTACTTTTTTACTTGTCATCCTTACTTTCTTTTCTTTCAATTGCCATTTTGCTTAATATGAAAGAAACTCTTCCCAAAACCAGAAAAGAAAAATTCAGTATCTCACATTTGGCCTTGAATCGAAGTGAAATCTTTGATTTTAGTGTTTTTCCGGTAGTTGTTGTTGTGTTTTTTACTTCTTTTGCCTATGGCACAATCGTGACGCTCGTGCCTGATTTGAGCCAGAGTATCGGTGTGGCCAACAAAGGATTCTATTTTTTGATTTTCACAATTTCATCAATTGCAATTCGGTTTCTAGCCGGAAAGTGGTCTGACAAAGTCGGCCGGGTGCAGATTCTAAAACTTGGAGCTTTGATTTTGGTTATTGCCATGCTTGTGATTTCATTTTCAAAAAATATTTACATTTTTAGTATTTCTGCTGTTTTGTTTGGTATCGGAATGGGCATTGTTTCACCCATCACACAAGCGTGGACAATCGATTTGTGTGAAGACAAAAACAGAGGGAAGGCCGTAGCTACCATGTATATTGCTTTGGAAGCGGGAATTGGATTTGGAGCATTATTGCCTACATTTATTTATCAAAATAATATTCAAAATATAAGTTATACGTTTCTGTTCTCAACTTTTATCACTTCTCTGGCACTGATTTATCTGGTTTTTGTTTACAAAAAAACAAAATCCGGTCCCAAACTTTTTTGA
- the folB gene encoding dihydroneopterin aldolase → MDQIALEGMEFFAYHGHFDEEQKIGNKYSIDLYLDTNLKLPASSDKLKDTIDYGIIYQKVSSVMAQKHRLLEHVAYDIIESLKVEFANVNKIRVVVSKFNPPIGGVCNKAKVTIEESF, encoded by the coding sequence ATGGACCAGATAGCCCTCGAAGGCATGGAGTTTTTTGCTTATCACGGGCATTTTGATGAAGAGCAAAAAATTGGAAACAAATACTCAATTGATCTTTATCTTGATACCAATCTGAAATTGCCGGCAAGCTCTGATAAATTGAAAGATACAATCGATTACGGCATTATTTACCAAAAAGTAAGTAGTGTGATGGCTCAAAAGCACCGGCTTCTCGAGCATGTTGCTTATGATATTATTGAATCTCTCAAAGTTGAATTTGCCAACGTAAATAAGATCAGAGTTGTGGTTTCAAAGTTTAATCCGCCCATCGGAGGAGTATGCAATAAGGCCAAAGTAACGATAGAAGAAAGTTTCTAA
- a CDS encoding DivIVA domain-containing protein yields the protein MKITSLEIKQHEFEKSFRGYNIEEVNHFLSNISQEWERMLNELKMLKMQLEISEKEASKLREVEMTLIKTLRTAEDTSSRITDTANQEANRKIQDAEQKVGAILADAENTAQTLIEEAQQKAFEIQNSAKLEFSSLEKQFSGLEMQKADLLNQLKQIAFDATQIVAQNQIAPLEKAVIETEKEEIVKAEPTELVVEPLFETSVEPETIEDLPAPDAQLEEETITEEEEEENHGLSFSSAVNDISLETSDDKTNLEIIEGIGPKIKELLNKAHIISFRDLVNTPLYRIRDILDAGGPQFASHDPGTWIEQAELANKGEWEKLEELKSYLIAGRAPQEKPKEEAEYKPSQSESGNTEEMLDKVNKVKAAIRKAMTEKGEKAEGSSKEMKSAADYIAEKKQTGSFFDNLN from the coding sequence ATGAAAATTACATCATTAGAAATTAAGCAGCACGAGTTCGAAAAATCATTCAGAGGTTATAATATTGAAGAGGTAAATCATTTTCTTTCCAATATATCGCAGGAATGGGAAAGGATGCTTAATGAGCTCAAAATGCTGAAAATGCAGCTGGAGATTTCGGAAAAGGAAGCTTCAAAGCTACGTGAAGTAGAGATGACTCTGATTAAAACCCTGCGTACTGCCGAAGATACAAGTAGCCGGATTACCGACACGGCCAATCAGGAAGCTAATCGAAAAATACAGGATGCTGAACAAAAAGTGGGAGCCATACTGGCAGATGCTGAAAATACAGCACAAACACTAATAGAAGAAGCTCAGCAAAAAGCATTTGAAATTCAGAATTCGGCTAAATTGGAATTTTCATCTTTGGAAAAACAATTTTCGGGACTTGAGATGCAAAAAGCCGATTTACTTAATCAATTGAAGCAAATAGCATTTGACGCTACGCAGATTGTTGCCCAAAATCAAATAGCACCTTTAGAAAAAGCCGTAATTGAAACTGAAAAAGAGGAGATAGTAAAAGCAGAACCCACCGAACTTGTTGTTGAGCCTTTATTCGAAACTTCAGTTGAACCCGAAACAATTGAAGATCTGCCCGCACCTGATGCCCAGTTGGAAGAAGAAACAATCACAGAGGAGGAAGAGGAAGAAAACCATGGTCTGAGTTTTTCATCAGCCGTAAATGATATTTCTTTAGAAACAAGCGACGATAAAACCAATCTTGAAATAATTGAAGGTATCGGTCCAAAAATAAAAGAACTGCTCAATAAAGCTCATATTATTTCTTTCCGTGATCTAGTTAATACCCCATTGTACAGAATTAGAGATATTTTGGATGCCGGTGGACCACAGTTTGCCTCCCACGACCCGGGCACATGGATTGAGCAAGCCGAACTTGCCAATAAAGGTGAATGGGAAAAGCTGGAAGAGTTAAAAAGTTACCTGATAGCAGGCAGAGCCCCTCAGGAGAAACCTAAAGAAGAAGCAGAATATAAGCCTTCGCAGTCAGAGTCGGGCAATACCGAAGAAATGCTGGATAAAGTCAACAAAGTGAAAGCTGCTATAAGAAAAGCAATGACCGAAAAAGGGGAAAAAGCTGAAGGTTCATCTAAAGAAATGAAATCGGCAGCTGACTATATTGCTGAAAAAAAACAAACGGGTTCGTTTTTTGACAATCTCAACTAA
- a CDS encoding 4'-phosphopantetheinyl transferase superfamily protein, giving the protein MPLLFNKEIENEIHFLIWELTESLDELLSVSQLSSDDKETYSEISHLQKQIEFLAGRLAIKKLCEIENISFEGIIKDENGKPFLKNSEFEMSISHTINYIGVIMKKNSAIGIDIEKPRTQLLKIVPRLFSPIEVAFIDNEIEKATLYWSAKEALYKLYGKRKVDFRENLFLDWEDGKLFGEIKMPDYEARHKIIFFPLGQYLTVIAH; this is encoded by the coding sequence ATGCCATTACTTTTTAACAAAGAAATTGAGAATGAAATTCACTTTCTGATTTGGGAATTGACCGAATCTTTAGATGAACTCCTGTCTGTAAGCCAATTGAGCTCTGATGATAAAGAGACATATTCAGAAATTTCTCATCTTCAAAAACAAATCGAATTTCTGGCAGGCAGATTGGCCATAAAAAAACTTTGTGAAATAGAAAATATCAGTTTTGAAGGCATAATAAAAGACGAAAATGGCAAACCATTCCTGAAAAATTCGGAATTTGAAATGTCAATTTCGCATACGATAAATTACATCGGAGTGATTATGAAAAAAAACTCAGCGATTGGAATTGATATCGAGAAACCTCGTACTCAACTTTTAAAAATCGTGCCCAGACTTTTTAGCCCAATTGAAGTAGCATTTATCGACAATGAAATTGAAAAAGCAACTTTGTATTGGTCGGCCAAAGAGGCTCTTTATAAGCTATATGGCAAACGAAAAGTAGATTTCAGAGAAAATCTGTTTTTAGATTGGGAAGATGGAAAACTATTTGGAGAAATAAAAATGCCCGACTATGAAGCCAGGCACAAAATTATTTTTTTCCCATTGGGACAATACCTAACCGTAATTGCCCATTAA
- the ytxJ gene encoding bacillithiol system redox-active protein YtxJ, with translation MNWNILNEITQLDEISEESKTQPVAIFKHSIRCPISSTAKDRFERAWSKVTDHKNLKVYYLDLINLRQISNHVATKFGVQHESPQIIVLKNGEVIYDESHYGINLEEILEKI, from the coding sequence ATGAACTGGAATATTTTAAACGAAATAACTCAGCTAGACGAAATATCAGAAGAATCAAAAACACAGCCAGTAGCGATTTTTAAACACAGTATCCGCTGTCCGATTAGTTCTACTGCCAAAGACCGTTTTGAGAGAGCCTGGAGCAAAGTAACAGACCATAAAAACCTGAAAGTATATTATCTGGATCTGATAAATCTGAGGCAAATTTCTAATCACGTAGCAACTAAATTTGGTGTGCAACATGAATCACCGCAGATTATTGTCCTGAAAAATGGTGAAGTGATTTATGATGAATCACATTATGGAATTAATCTGGAGGAAATTCTGGAAAAAATTTAA
- a CDS encoding pantoate--beta-alanine ligase, which translates to MRIFNTILETQQFIKSQSGSQIGFVPTMGALHAGHIELVKRSVKENDFTVCSVFVNPTQFNNPEDLKKYPRTLEEDCKMLEDAGCDLVFAPSAEEMYPALPKIKLDFGDLETKLEGEFRPGHFNGVGIVVSKLFHIVKPTKAYFGQKDLQQCAVVNRMVKDLSFDLELIICDTVREESGLAMSSRNRRLSENGKARAAFLYQSLKMGEKLLREDLPVSEVKKKISKEFSEKSYFTPEYYEIVDFETLNSIDSYEPHKKTAIVLAVFLEEVRLIDNLVF; encoded by the coding sequence ATGAGAATCTTTAACACCATTCTTGAGACGCAACAATTCATAAAAAGTCAATCTGGATCTCAAATAGGCTTTGTACCAACCATGGGTGCATTGCATGCCGGCCATATAGAGTTGGTAAAAAGATCTGTTAAAGAAAATGACTTTACAGTTTGTAGCGTATTTGTTAATCCTACCCAATTTAACAATCCCGAAGACCTGAAAAAATATCCCAGAACACTGGAAGAAGATTGTAAAATGCTCGAAGATGCCGGCTGTGACCTGGTTTTTGCACCCTCAGCAGAAGAAATGTATCCTGCTTTACCAAAAATTAAACTGGATTTTGGCGATTTGGAAACCAAACTGGAAGGCGAATTCCGTCCGGGACATTTCAATGGAGTGGGAATAGTGGTGAGCAAGTTATTTCATATCGTAAAACCAACCAAGGCTTATTTTGGGCAAAAAGATTTGCAACAATGTGCGGTAGTAAATCGTATGGTTAAAGATCTGAGTTTTGATTTGGAATTAATTATTTGTGATACAGTCAGAGAAGAATCAGGATTGGCGATGTCGTCACGTAATAGAAGGCTCTCGGAAAACGGAAAGGCTCGGGCAGCATTTTTATATCAGTCACTAAAAATGGGTGAAAAACTTCTCAGGGAAGATTTGCCGGTTTCCGAAGTGAAGAAAAAGATTTCAAAGGAGTTTTCCGAAAAATCGTATTTTACGCCTGAATATTACGAAATCGTTGATTTTGAAACTTTAAATTCAATCGATAGCTATGAGCCTCATAAGAAAACTGCGATAGTTTTGGCTGTTTTTTTAGAAGAGGTCAGGCTCATTGATAACCTGGTTTTCTGA
- a CDS encoding M23 family metallopeptidase, with the protein MKIMFKKVLFILLLSFSAFAQYEVKKTIPTDADLDIEDYWETELSPITDQNEVVSFIHNDSFNYFFIDNIPGGNPLAREISVNSFYGARLHPIHKILKFHRGIDLKGVNGEIAVASGNGKVIETGFKEDLGNYIKISHKYGFESIYGHLSKISVKKGQNVKKGQTIGKVGQTGKVTGPHLHYTLKKNGEYFDPFDFLFMNFQKNW; encoded by the coding sequence ATGAAAATAATGTTCAAAAAAGTTTTATTTATTCTATTACTAAGTTTTTCGGCCTTCGCTCAGTATGAGGTAAAAAAAACTATTCCTACTGATGCTGATCTGGACATTGAAGACTATTGGGAAACAGAACTGAGTCCGATTACAGACCAAAATGAAGTGGTAAGTTTCATTCACAACGACTCATTCAATTATTTTTTTATCGATAATATTCCCGGAGGTAATCCCTTGGCAAGAGAGATTTCTGTGAACTCATTTTACGGTGCACGCCTGCATCCAATTCATAAAATCCTGAAGTTTCACAGAGGAATTGATCTCAAAGGTGTGAACGGTGAAATTGCGGTTGCCAGTGGAAACGGCAAAGTGATTGAAACCGGCTTTAAGGAAGACCTTGGTAACTACATAAAAATAAGCCACAAATATGGTTTTGAATCCATTTATGGCCACTTAAGTAAGATTTCTGTAAAAAAAGGACAGAATGTAAAAAAAGGACAGACAATTGGAAAAGTAGGACAAACCGGCAAAGTAACCGGGCCACATCTTCATTATACCCTCAAGAAAAACGGGGAATATTTTGATCCTTTTGATTTTCTGTTCATGAATTTCCAGAAAAACTGGTAA